A window of the Capricornis sumatraensis isolate serow.1 unplaced genomic scaffold, serow.2 scaffold50, whole genome shotgun sequence genome harbors these coding sequences:
- the LOC138072471 gene encoding collagen alpha-1(III) chain-like has protein sequence MPDRATHPRAREGRSAPPPPRGRHEGEGGGVGCGGRRAAGATLLSLLLHPARPGPGHTGDGRRAPSASVRPPAPERGGGGRAARTRRPARGGARPGTPVPRSGERTGAGAPPRPARDGGGSGGDETGDGSGPRRAREARHAGARPRGAADGEGTEADGQTERGTDGMRPRGADTARPAAEVGVAARHREGNGPKRPGGGDASRPPGPAVGSHRHRPSRHRGGPAAPPGDDRLAPPPSRGSRPPPPPPPEPQPARGEHSPAAHRRPPHGPDTRGAPRPAPLAQGSEGTAPPGVATSPAEAGGRHPREARRGRLGPRRGDGNAGGRTRRTRRGEAGGGGEGPASTHGRGRGTGTWAPSGNRRKRTGHAAGPPGTPARDPTATRTRGRSRDAWGAGRPRPSPECGPRPGPAARAGEPSTRLPPSTRDRSVSHLSLTPEARHPGDNALERGGPDRDRTPPPAAARGARAGATGSPSPPAAGPGRPRPTGRRAPTQPPPSPRARTTGGRPHAHGPPPAGQRATHGTHTPPWRGPEGDTGLRETTPPLGLRHLRDDLERSRGTTEGHTRHAHTPAWGAQRGVGGGTALPATGRAARRAHAEKAKREQSAVSEDQRPPLTPRGKGDRRSGPEATPNPCLPHPP, from the exons ATGCCCGACCGCGCGACGCACCCTCGGGCCCGCGAGGGTCGCagcgcgccgccgccaccgcgcgggaggcacgagggggagggcgggggggtggggtgcggcgggaggagggcggcgggggccaccctcctctccctcctcctccaccccgcccggcccggcccgggccaCACCGGGGACGGCCGACGCGCGCCCTCGGCGTCCGTCCGTCCACCCGCCccagagcggggcgggggaggccgggCGGCGAGGACACGGCGACCGGCCCGCGGGGGGGCGAGACCGGGTACCCCCGTCCCGCGCTCGGGCGAGCGCaccggggcgggggcgccccctcgtccagcacgcgacggcggcggcagcggcggcgacgAAACGGGCGACGGATCGGGGCCGCGGCGGGCCCGGGAAGCGAGGCACGCCGGGGCACGGCCCCGGGGAGCAGCAGACGGCGAGGGGACTGaggcggacggacagacggagaggGGCACCGACGGGATGCGGCCACGCGGGGCCGACACCGCGCGACCggcggcggaggtgggggtggccgcACGCCACCGCGAGGGGAACGGCCCAAAGCGACCCGGGGGAGGGGACGCGAGTCGGCCGCCGGGGCCCGCCGTGGGATCTCACCGCCACAGGCCCTCCCGGCACAGGGGCGGTCCCGCGGCACCACCCGGGGACGACCGACTGGCGCCCCCACCCTCGCGGGGCTCacgcccaccaccaccgccacccccagagccgcagccggcccggggagaacactctcccgccgcacaccggcggcccccccacggccctgacacgcgcggggccccccgccccgcccccctcgctCAGGGCTCCGAGGGCACTGCTCCGCCCGGGGTCGCCACCAGCCCGGCGGAGGCCGGGGGACGACACCCACGTGAGGCGAGGCGAGGCCGGCTCGGGCCCAGACGAGGGGACGGGAACGCGGGCGGTCGCACGCGCCGGACGAGGAGAGgcgaggccggcggcggcggggaggggccggcgaGCACGCACGGCAGGGGCCGCGGGACAGGGACGTGGGCGCCGTCCGGGAACCGGAGGAAAAGGACCGGGCACGCGGCCGGGCCCCCAGGAACACCAGCGCGGGATCCCACCGCCACCCGCACGCGAGGGCGGTCCCGCGACGCCTGGGGCGCCGGCCGGCCCCGGCCATCCCCGGAGTGTGGCCCACGacccggccccgccgccagggCCGGCGAGCCGTCCACCCGTCTTCCGCCATCCACACGCGACAGATCCGTCTCCCATCTGAGTCTGACCCCCGAGGCTCGACATCCCGGGGACAACGCTCTCGAGCGAGGCGGCCCAGACCGTGACCGCACGCCGCCACCAGCTGCGGCTCGGGGGGCGAGGGCGGGCGCGACgggctccccctcaccaccagctgcggggccggggaggccgAGGCCGACCGGGCGTCGCGCCCCGACACAgccccccccttcccccagggctcgcaccacggggggccggccgcacgcacacggccccccacctgccggac AGAGAGCCACTCACGGGACACACACGCCACCGTGGCGGGGACCCGAGGGGGACACCGGGTTAAGGGAAACGACACCACCACTCGGCCTCAGGCACCTGAGGGACGACCTGGAGCGCTCCAGGGGCACCACCGAGGGTCACACGAGGCACGCTCACACACCCGCGTGGGGTGCGCAGCGCGGCGTCGGCGGCGGCACAGCCCTCCCCGCCACAGGGAGGGCCGCTCGCCGGGCACACGCCGAGAAGGCGAAGCGAGAGCAATCTGCTGTGTCAGAAGACCAACGGCCCCCACTGACGCCCCGAGGCAAAGGAGACCGAAGATCAGGGCCAGAAGCCACAcccaacccctgccttcctcaccctccctga